The following proteins are encoded in a genomic region of Hoeflea phototrophica DFL-43:
- the rpsH gene encoding 30S ribosomal protein S8, whose translation MAMTDPLGDMLTRIRNGVARRKSSVSTPASKLRARVLDVLQSEGYIRGYTEVAFDNGKAELSIELKYHEGAPVIREIARVSKPGRRVYVSVKSIPQVANGLGITILSTPKGVLADHVAREHNVGGEVLCSIF comes from the coding sequence ATGGCAATGACTGATCCATTGGGTGATATGCTCACCCGTATCCGCAACGGTGTTGCTCGCCGCAAGTCGTCGGTTTCGACACCGGCTTCCAAGCTGCGCGCCCGTGTTCTCGACGTGCTGCAGTCCGAAGGATACATCCGTGGTTACACCGAGGTGGCTTTCGACAACGGCAAGGCTGAACTGAGCATCGAGCTCAAATATCATGAAGGCGCACCGGTGATCCGTGAGATCGCCCGCGTTTCAAAGCCCGGCCGGCGTGTCTACGTCTCCGTTAAGTCCATTCCGCAGGTCGCGAACGGTCTCGGCATTACGATCCTTTCGACTCCGAAGGGCGTTTTGGCTGATCATGTCGCGCGTGAGCACAATGTTGGTGGCGAGGTTCTCTGCTCGATCTTCTGA
- the rplF gene encoding 50S ribosomal protein L6: MSRIGKKPVPVPAGVTATVDGQKVVAKGPKGELSFVANDEVALKLVDNAVVVSPVGNSKDARSKWGMSRTMISNIFTGVKDGYERKLEINGVGYRAAMQGRNLQLALGFSHDVVYQPPEGVNIACPKPTEIVITGIDKQVLGQVAAEIRGYRGPEPYKGKGVKYAEERIVRKEGKKK, from the coding sequence ATGTCTCGTATCGGTAAAAAGCCCGTTCCGGTTCCTGCCGGCGTCACCGCGACGGTTGACGGCCAGAAAGTGGTCGCCAAGGGTCCCAAGGGTGAGTTGAGCTTCGTTGCAAACGACGAAGTCGCACTCAAGCTTGTGGACAATGCGGTCGTCGTCTCGCCCGTGGGCAACTCCAAGGATGCCCGCTCCAAGTGGGGCATGTCGCGCACCATGATCTCCAACATCTTCACCGGTGTTAAGGATGGTTATGAGCGCAAGCTCGAAATCAACGGCGTGGGTTATCGCGCCGCGATGCAGGGTCGCAATCTGCAGCTGGCTCTTGGCTTCAGCCATGATGTCGTCTATCAGCCGCCGGAAGGCGTCAATATTGCATGCCCGAAGCCGACGGAAATCGTCATCACCGGCATCGACAAGCAGGTGCTTGGCCAGGTGGCGGCAGAGATCCGCGGCTACCGCGGTCCCGAGCCTTACAAGGGCAAGGGCGTCAAATATGCTGAAGAGCGGATTGTCCGCAAAGAAGGCAAGAAGAAGTAA
- the rplR gene encoding 50S ribosomal protein L18: protein MASRKQSLTRRADRVRRQIKAVANGRPRLSVHRSSKNIYAQIIDDAAGRTLASASTLDTGLRGELKTGADVSAAAAVGKLIAARASEAGVKDVVFDRGAFIYHGRIKALAEAAREGGLSF, encoded by the coding sequence ATGGCTAGCAGGAAACAATCCCTTACGCGTCGGGCCGACCGTGTTCGCCGCCAGATCAAGGCGGTGGCCAATGGCCGTCCGCGCCTGTCGGTTCATCGCTCGTCGAAGAACATTTATGCCCAAATCATCGATGACGCAGCAGGCCGTACGCTTGCATCGGCATCGACGCTGGACACCGGTCTTCGCGGTGAACTCAAGACCGGTGCGGATGTCTCCGCAGCGGCCGCTGTCGGCAAGCTGATTGCCGCGCGCGCATCAGAAGCAGGCGTCAAGGATGTGGTCTTTGACCGCGGCGCCTTCATCTATCACGGCCGGATCAAGGCCCTCGCTGAAGCTGCCCGCGAAGGCGGTCTTAGCTTCTAA
- the rpsE gene encoding 30S ribosomal protein S5, translating to MAKEGRRDNRGREEERDSEFVDKLVHINRVAKVVKGGRRFGFAALVVVGDQKGRVGFGHGKAREVPEAIRKATESAKRDLIFVPLRSGRTLHHDVHGRHGAGKVLLRSAKPGTGIIAGGPMRAVFETLGMQDVVAKSTGSSNPYNMVRATFDALKNQMHPKDIAAQRSIKYSTLQERRGPAAGGEE from the coding sequence ATGGCCAAGGAAGGTCGCCGCGACAATCGCGGCAGGGAAGAAGAGCGCGACAGCGAATTCGTTGACAAGCTTGTTCACATCAACCGCGTTGCCAAGGTCGTCAAGGGCGGCCGGCGCTTCGGTTTCGCAGCCCTGGTGGTTGTTGGAGACCAGAAGGGCCGCGTTGGCTTCGGTCACGGCAAGGCTCGCGAAGTGCCGGAAGCTATCCGCAAGGCGACTGAGTCCGCCAAGCGTGATCTGATCTTCGTTCCGCTTCGTTCGGGCCGGACACTGCACCATGATGTGCATGGCCGTCACGGCGCCGGCAAGGTGCTGCTTCGTTCCGCGAAACCGGGTACCGGGATCATCGCTGGTGGTCCGATGCGTGCTGTGTTCGAAACGCTTGGCATGCAGGATGTCGTGGCCAAGTCGACCGGTTCCTCGAACCCGTACAACATGGTCCGCGCCACATTTGATGCGCTCAAGAACCAGATGCACCCCAAGGACATCGCGGCTCAGCGCAGCATCAAGTATTCCACGCTTCAGGAACGCCGCGGTCCTGCCGCCGGTGGTGAAGAGTAA
- the rpmD gene encoding 50S ribosomal protein L30: protein MADNKKGKTVTVEQIGSPIRRPNVQRQTLIGLGLNKMHRRRTLEDTPSVRGMIRSVSHLVRVVDEQ from the coding sequence ATGGCTGACAATAAAAAGGGCAAGACGGTTACCGTAGAACAGATCGGTAGCCCGATTCGCCGCCCCAACGTCCAGCGTCAGACGCTGATCGGTTTGGGCCTTAACAAGATGCACCGCCGCCGGACCCTCGAGGACACTCCGTCCGTTCGTGGCATGATCCGTTCGGTCAGCCACCTCGTTCGCGTCGTCGACGAGCAGTGA
- the rplO gene encoding 50S ribosomal protein L15: MKLNEINDNEGATKNRKRVGRGIGSGSGKTGGRGVKGQKSRSGVSINGFEGGQMPIYRRLPKRGFNNIFSSDFNVVSIGRIQTAIDAGKLDGKSTIDAAALKGAGVIRRIKDGVRVLADGELKAKLTLEVAGASRTAIEKVEKAGGSIKVLAAAPAAAEG; the protein is encoded by the coding sequence ATGAAACTCAATGAAATCAACGACAACGAAGGCGCAACCAAGAACCGCAAGCGCGTTGGCCGCGGTATTGGTTCGGGCTCCGGCAAGACCGGTGGTCGCGGCGTCAAGGGTCAGAAGTCCCGTTCGGGTGTTTCCATCAACGGCTTCGAAGGCGGCCAGATGCCGATCTATCGTCGTCTGCCAAAGCGTGGCTTCAACAACATCTTCTCGAGCGACTTCAACGTCGTTTCGATTGGGCGTATCCAGACTGCAATCGATGCAGGCAAGCTTGATGGCAAGTCGACCATTGATGCTGCTGCGCTCAAGGGTGCTGGCGTGATCCGCCGCATCAAGGATGGCGTCCGGGTTCTGGCCGACGGCGAACTCAAGGCCAAGCTTACTCTCGAAGTCGCAGGCGCATCGCGCACTGCGATCGAGAAGGTGGAAAAGGCCGGTGGTTCGATCAAGGTTCTGGCCGCAGCGCCAGCCGCAGCCGAAGGCTGA
- the secY gene encoding preprotein translocase subunit SecY → MASAAEQLASNLNFSAFAKAEDLKKRIWFTLGALLVYRLGTYIPLPGINPDAFAQAFQGQAGGILGLFNMFAGGAVERMAIFALGIMPYISASIIIQLMTSVVPTLEQLKKEGEQGRKIINQYTRYGTVLLGTVQAYGIAVGLESGNGIVTDPGWFFRIATVITLVGGTMFLMWLGEQITARGIGNGISLIIFAGIVAALPGAVAGTLELGRTGALSTGLIIAIIVVAIAVIAFIVFIERAQRQLLIQYPKRQVGSRMFQGDTSHLPLKLNTAGVIPPIFASSLLLLPATVAGFANTGDLPGWATTLLASLGHGQPAYMIFYAAMIAFFAFFYTAIVFNPKDTADNLKRHGGFIPGIRPGDRTAEYIDFVLTRITVIGAMYLVFVCLLPEFLIAQTGVPFYLGGTSLLIVVSVTLDTVAQVQGHLIAQQYEGLIKKSKLRGGKRGR, encoded by the coding sequence ATGGCATCTGCAGCCGAACAACTCGCTTCCAATCTGAACTTTTCGGCTTTCGCCAAGGCGGAAGACCTCAAGAAACGGATCTGGTTTACCCTTGGCGCGCTTCTGGTTTACCGCCTGGGAACCTACATTCCGCTGCCCGGCATCAACCCCGATGCATTCGCACAGGCCTTCCAGGGCCAGGCAGGCGGCATTCTTGGCCTCTTCAACATGTTTGCGGGTGGCGCTGTTGAGCGCATGGCGATCTTCGCGCTCGGCATCATGCCTTACATTTCCGCTTCGATCATCATTCAGCTGATGACTTCGGTTGTGCCTACGCTTGAGCAGCTCAAGAAAGAGGGCGAGCAGGGCCGCAAGATCATCAACCAGTACACCCGTTACGGAACTGTGCTGTTGGGCACCGTACAGGCTTACGGCATCGCCGTCGGCCTCGAATCGGGCAATGGAATTGTCACCGATCCGGGCTGGTTCTTCCGCATCGCCACGGTGATCACCCTTGTGGGCGGCACCATGTTCCTGATGTGGCTCGGTGAACAGATCACCGCGCGGGGCATCGGCAACGGCATTTCGCTGATCATCTTTGCGGGCATCGTCGCAGCTCTCCCGGGGGCCGTTGCCGGCACCCTTGAACTCGGCCGCACCGGCGCATTGTCGACCGGCCTGATCATCGCAATCATCGTTGTTGCGATCGCAGTCATCGCCTTCATCGTGTTCATCGAGCGCGCTCAGCGGCAGTTGCTGATCCAGTATCCCAAGCGCCAGGTCGGCTCGCGGATGTTCCAGGGCGACACGTCGCACCTGCCGCTCAAGCTCAACACGGCCGGTGTGATTCCGCCGATCTTTGCCTCGTCGCTGCTGTTGCTGCCTGCGACAGTTGCGGGCTTTGCCAACACCGGCGATTTGCCGGGATGGGCGACGACATTGCTCGCCTCGCTTGGCCACGGCCAGCCGGCCTATATGATTTTCTATGCTGCGATGATCGCGTTCTTCGCCTTCTTCTACACGGCGATCGTGTTCAATCCGAAGGATACAGCTGACAATCTCAAGCGCCATGGCGGCTTCATCCCCGGGATCCGCCCCGGTGATCGTACAGCCGAATACATCGATTTCGTGCTCACACGCATTACCGTGATCGGCGCAATGTACCTGGTTTTCGTCTGTCTCTTACCCGAATTTCTAATCGCGCAGACCGGCGTTCCGTTCTATTTGGGTGGAACATCGCTTCTGATCGTTGTCTCGGTGACACTCGATACGGTTGCGCAGGTTCAGGGACATCTGATCGCTCAGCAATATGAGGGGTTGATCAAGAAGTCCAAACTTCGGGGAGGGAAGAGGGGACGATGA
- a CDS encoding adenylate kinase — protein MKLILLGPPGAGKGTQAQRLVEKHGVPQLSTGDMLRAAVAAGTEVGKRAKAVMDAGELVSDDIVNAIVSERIDQPDCARGFILDGYPRTLVQADAVEAMLASKDMKLDSVIELIVDDKALVGRIVKRAEEAAAAGQPVRKDDNPEVFDERLREYYKKTAPLTGYYYAKGVLRNVDGMKTIDAVSEEIEQVLASL, from the coding sequence ATGAAGCTAATACTATTGGGGCCGCCTGGGGCGGGGAAAGGCACTCAGGCCCAGCGTCTGGTCGAAAAGCACGGTGTACCGCAGCTCTCAACCGGTGACATGCTGCGCGCCGCAGTTGCCGCCGGCACGGAAGTCGGCAAGCGGGCCAAGGCAGTGATGGATGCGGGTGAACTGGTGTCGGACGACATCGTCAATGCCATCGTATCCGAACGCATCGACCAGCCAGACTGTGCGCGCGGTTTCATCCTTGATGGCTACCCGCGCACCCTTGTGCAGGCGGATGCAGTCGAGGCAATGCTTGCAAGCAAGGATATGAAGCTTGATTCGGTAATCGAGCTAATTGTCGACGACAAGGCGCTTGTGGGCCGTATCGTCAAGCGTGCCGAAGAGGCTGCTGCAGCAGGACAGCCGGTTCGCAAGGACGACAATCCCGAGGTCTTCGACGAGCGGCTTCGCGAATACTACAAGAAGACCGCGCCGTTGACCGGTTACTATTACGCCAAGGGCGTTTTGCGTAACGTTGACGGCATGAAGACGATCGATGCGGTCAGTGAAGAGATCGAACAGGTTCTCGCCTCGCTTTGA
- the rpsM gene encoding 30S ribosomal protein S13, producing the protein MARIAGVNIPTNKRVIIALTYIHGIGNKFAAEIVEKVGIPLDRRVNQLSDAEVLQIRETIDRDYQVEGDLRRENSMNIKRLMDLGCYRGLRHRRGLPVRGQRTHTNARTRKGPAKAIAGKKK; encoded by the coding sequence ATGGCCCGCATAGCAGGCGTTAACATTCCGACCAACAAGCGCGTGATCATCGCGCTCACCTACATTCACGGCATCGGCAACAAGTTTGCTGCCGAGATTGTCGAGAAGGTCGGCATTCCGCTCGATCGTCGCGTCAACCAGCTTTCGGACGCCGAAGTGCTGCAGATTCGCGAAACCATTGACCGCGATTATCAGGTTGAAGGCGACCTGCGCCGCGAGAACTCGATGAACATCAAGCGTCTTATGGACCTTGGTTGTTACCGCGGTCTCCGCCATCGTCGTGGTCTGCCGGTGCGTGGTCAGCGGACCCACACCAATGCCCGCACCCGCAAGGGCCCTGCAAAGGCGATCGCTGGTAAGAAGAAGTAA
- the rpsK gene encoding 30S ribosomal protein S11, with translation MAKEAARVKRRERKNISSGVAHVNSTFNNTMITITDAQGNAISWSSAGSKGFKGSRKSTPFAAQMAAEDAAKKAQDHGMKSLEVEVCGPGSGRESALRALQAAGFTITSIRDVTPIPHNGCRPRKKRRV, from the coding sequence ATGGCCAAGGAAGCCGCACGCGTCAAACGGCGCGAACGCAAGAACATCTCGTCGGGCGTCGCCCACGTCAATTCGACCTTCAACAACACGATGATCACCATCACCGATGCGCAGGGCAATGCCATCTCGTGGTCTTCGGCCGGTTCGAAGGGTTTCAAGGGTTCGCGTAAGTCGACCCCGTTTGCGGCGCAGATGGCCGCAGAAGACGCGGCCAAGAAGGCACAGGACCACGGCATGAAGTCGCTTGAAGTTGAAGTTTGCGGTCCCGGGTCGGGTCGTGAGTCGGCACTTCGCGCTTTGCAGGCTGCGGGTTTCACCATCACTTCGATCCGTGATGTGACCCCGATCCCGCATAATGGCTGCCGTCCGCGCAAGAAGCGTCGCGTCTGA
- a CDS encoding DNA-directed RNA polymerase subunit alpha, with the protein MIQKNWQELIKPSKVEFSTQSRTKASVVAEPLERGFGLTLGNALRRVLLSSLRGAAVTAVQIDGVLHEFSSIPGVREDVTDIILNIKEIAIRMEGDEAKRMVVRKQGPGVVTAGDIQTVGDIEILNPEHALCTLDEGAEIRMEFTVNNGKGYVAADRNRAEDAPIGLIPVDSLYSPVKKCSYKVENTREGQVLDYDKLTLSLETDGSVSGEDAVAYAARILQDQLGVFVNFDEPQKEVHEETVAELAFNPSLLKKVDELELSVRSANCLKNDNIVYIGDLIQKTEAEMLRTPNFGRKSLNEIKEVLASMGLHLGMEVPSWPPENIEDLAKRYEDQY; encoded by the coding sequence ATGATTCAGAAAAACTGGCAGGAATTGATCAAGCCAAGCAAGGTCGAGTTCTCGACCCAGAGCCGCACCAAGGCTTCCGTCGTCGCCGAGCCGCTTGAGCGCGGTTTTGGCCTGACACTTGGCAATGCTCTGCGCCGGGTGCTCCTTTCCTCGCTGCGCGGCGCCGCCGTGACCGCAGTTCAGATTGATGGCGTTCTTCACGAGTTCTCCTCGATCCCTGGTGTGCGCGAAGATGTCACCGACATCATTCTCAACATCAAGGAAATCGCCATCCGCATGGAAGGTGACGAAGCCAAGCGCATGGTTGTGCGCAAGCAGGGTCCGGGCGTTGTCACTGCCGGCGACATCCAGACCGTGGGCGACATCGAGATCCTCAACCCCGAGCATGCGCTCTGCACGCTCGATGAGGGCGCTGAAATCCGAATGGAATTCACCGTCAACAACGGCAAGGGCTACGTCGCAGCGGATCGCAACCGCGCCGAAGACGCGCCGATCGGTCTTATCCCGGTCGACAGCCTCTACTCGCCGGTCAAGAAGTGCTCCTACAAGGTGGAAAACACCCGTGAAGGTCAGGTTCTCGACTACGACAAGCTGACCCTGTCGCTTGAAACCGATGGTTCGGTCAGCGGCGAAGATGCCGTTGCCTATGCTGCGCGAATCCTTCAGGACCAGCTCGGCGTGTTCGTCAACTTCGACGAGCCGCAGAAGGAAGTTCACGAGGAAACCGTCGCCGAACTCGCTTTCAACCCGTCGCTTCTCAAGAAGGTCGACGAACTGGAGCTTTCGGTTCGCTCGGCAAACTGCCTGAAGAACGACAACATCGTCTACATCGGCGACCTGATTCAAAAGACCGAAGCCGAAATGCTCCGGACTCCGAACTTTGGCCGCAAATCGCTCAACGAGATCAAGGAAGTCCTGGCTTCCATGGGCCTGCATCTGGGTATGGAAGTTCCATCCTGGCCGCCGGAAAACATCGAAGATCTCGCCAAGCGCTACGAAGACCAGTATTAA
- the rplQ gene encoding 50S ribosomal protein L17 has product MRHGNSGRKLNRTSSHRKAMFANMAASLIEHEQIVTTLPKAKEIRPIVEKLVTLGKRGDLHARRQAISQIRDNDAVRKLFDTIATRYATRNGGYIRIMKAGFRTGDNAPMAVVEFVDRDVDAKGAKDRARVAAEAAAEEEAA; this is encoded by the coding sequence ATGCGCCACGGAAATTCAGGCCGCAAGCTGAACCGCACCTCGAGCCACCGCAAGGCGATGTTCGCCAACATGGCGGCTTCGCTCATCGAACATGAGCAGATCGTGACCACCTTGCCGAAGGCCAAGGAAATTCGCCCGATCGTTGAAAAGCTCGTCACGCTCGGCAAGCGCGGCGACCTGCATGCTCGCCGCCAGGCGATCTCGCAGATCCGCGACAATGATGCCGTTCGCAAGCTGTTCGACACCATCGCGACCCGTTACGCCACCCGCAATGGCGGCTACATTCGCATCATGAAGGCCGGTTTCCGCACCGGCGACAATGCGCCCATGGCCGTTGTTGAATTCGTGGACCGCGATGTCGATGCCAAGGGCGCCAAGGATCGCGCCCGCGTGGCCGCCGAGGCTGCCGCTGAAGAAGAAGCCGCGTAA
- the msrQ gene encoding protein-methionine-sulfoxide reductase heme-binding subunit MsrQ has product MALPSLPRRYHNASIWLLYVAGFLPAAWCFYLGATGQLVGNPVKIFEHFLGEWALKFLILTLAITPLRDIAGINWVRYRRALGLLAFYYVMMHFLAYMVLDKRLALGVIVEDVIKRWFITIGMAALVLLIPLALTSNAWSIRKMGMRWTWLHRLIYPIAAAGALHYCLSVKVIGPEELVYSGLIAALIGWRMVRSRFMGWKRTRKASAAASATSAQPQAE; this is encoded by the coding sequence ATGGCCCTGCCTTCCCTGCCCCGGCGCTACCACAACGCCTCGATATGGCTGCTGTATGTGGCGGGCTTTTTGCCCGCCGCGTGGTGCTTCTATCTTGGGGCAACCGGGCAGCTGGTCGGCAATCCGGTCAAGATCTTTGAGCACTTCCTTGGCGAATGGGCCTTGAAGTTTCTCATTCTGACGCTGGCGATTACCCCACTGAGGGACATTGCGGGGATCAATTGGGTCCGCTACCGGCGGGCGCTCGGGCTGCTGGCCTTCTACTACGTGATGATGCACTTCCTTGCCTATATGGTCCTAGACAAGCGGCTGGCCCTTGGCGTGATTGTCGAGGACGTCATCAAGCGCTGGTTCATCACCATCGGCATGGCGGCGCTGGTTTTGCTGATACCGCTGGCGCTGACCTCGAATGCCTGGTCAATCCGCAAAATGGGTATGCGCTGGACCTGGCTGCACCGTTTGATCTACCCGATCGCGGCGGCCGGCGCGCTGCACTATTGCCTTTCTGTCAAAGTCATCGGCCCTGAAGAATTGGTCTATTCCGGGTTGATTGCAGCGCTGATCGGTTGGCGGATGGTGCGCTCACGGTTCATGGGCTGGAAAAGAACGAGGAAGGCATCCGCCGCAGCCAGCGCTACATCGGCGCAGCCGCAAGCAGAGTGA
- the msrP gene encoding protein-methionine-sulfoxide reductase catalytic subunit MsrP, with the protein MRRYRPPQIPASEITSESAYFGRRDILRMAAAGGLAMATPSLGFAASELAALEAKPGGYDPGEDLTPEESVTTYNNFYEFGTGKGDPAARSGDFNPRPWSIMIDGLVNNPGEVGLEEMLAFELEERTYRMRCVEAWSMVIPWIGFPLSTLLARAEPLGSAKYVAFETIVRAQEMPGQRGPFQPLPWPYVEGLRLDEAMHPLTIMSVGLYGKVLPNQNGAPVRLVVPWKYGFKGIKSVVRITLTEEEPPTSWNLQAPNEYGFYANVNPEVDHPRWSQASENRIGGGGFFGSNQRPTLMFNGYGDEVASLYGGMDLKVKF; encoded by the coding sequence ATGCGCCGCTACCGCCCTCCACAGATTCCGGCCTCTGAAATAACGTCGGAAAGCGCCTATTTTGGGCGACGGGATATCCTGCGCATGGCGGCCGCCGGTGGCCTGGCCATGGCAACACCCTCCCTGGGTTTCGCGGCCTCAGAGCTTGCCGCGCTTGAGGCAAAACCCGGCGGGTACGATCCCGGAGAGGATCTTACGCCCGAGGAATCGGTGACCACCTACAACAATTTCTATGAATTCGGCACAGGCAAGGGGGATCCGGCCGCCAGATCCGGCGATTTCAATCCACGCCCCTGGAGCATAATGATCGACGGGCTGGTAAACAATCCCGGCGAGGTCGGCCTTGAAGAAATGCTGGCCTTCGAGCTTGAGGAGCGGACCTACCGGATGCGCTGTGTCGAAGCCTGGTCGATGGTGATTCCATGGATCGGTTTCCCGCTGTCGACCCTGCTTGCCCGCGCCGAACCGCTCGGCAGTGCAAAATATGTGGCGTTCGAAACGATTGTGCGGGCCCAGGAAATGCCGGGCCAGCGTGGCCCGTTCCAGCCGCTTCCATGGCCTTATGTCGAGGGCTTGCGGCTCGATGAAGCCATGCATCCGCTAACGATCATGTCGGTGGGGCTCTACGGCAAGGTGTTGCCCAACCAGAATGGCGCGCCGGTGCGGCTGGTGGTGCCCTGGAAATATGGCTTCAAGGGCATCAAATCGGTCGTGCGCATCACGCTGACCGAGGAAGAGCCTCCGACAAGCTGGAATCTGCAAGCGCCCAATGAATACGGCTTCTATGCCAATGTGAACCCGGAGGTCGATCACCCGCGCTGGAGCCAGGCCTCTGAAAACCGCATTGGTGGCGGAGGTTTCTTCGGCTCCAACCAGCGCCCGACACTGATGTTCAACGGCTACGGCGACGAGGTGGCAAGCCTTTATGGCGGTATGGATCTTAAAGTGAAATTCTGA
- a CDS encoding DegQ family serine endoprotease — protein sequence MLQDRARRRFALLFHLLALVLMLAAAFPVHAQQATEDAISDALGQIFKDVLRGSTDDVKTPQTDAVSRTPPGSRNQMMMSFSPLVKATAPAVVNVYADRMVQRRASPFAGDPFFEQFFGQRMPNRTERQSSLGSGVIVEARGIVVTNNHVIEGADDIRVALADGREFESRLLLKDERFDLAILAIDGAGPFPVIEFGDTDAIEVGDIVLAIGNPFGVGQTVTSGIVSALARNRVGVSDFGFFIQTDAAINPGNSGGALIDMNGRLIGINTAIFTRSGGSNGIGFAIPANLVRAVAQTAESGGEVFERPYIGATFASVTADIAEALGLKRATGALVTDVAENGPSADSGLRAGDIIIGFNGQPIEHPDALGYRLATAGVGASADFTVLSRDGRKTVTVKLVAPPADDPRDRRTLDGRNPFAGAVVSNITPRIADQLRLPVSLRGVIITEVPRQSLAGRYGFRPGDVISDINSVAIPDVDILAGILDEGASFWRFEIIRDGRRIRQMIR from the coding sequence ATGCTTCAAGACCGCGCGCGCCGCCGTTTTGCACTCCTTTTCCACTTGCTGGCTTTGGTGCTGATGTTGGCAGCTGCATTTCCGGTCCATGCGCAGCAGGCCACAGAGGACGCAATCAGCGATGCCTTGGGGCAGATCTTCAAGGACGTGCTGCGTGGCTCAACCGATGATGTGAAGACCCCGCAAACCGATGCGGTTTCTCGAACGCCGCCGGGTTCGCGAAACCAGATGATGATGTCGTTTTCGCCGCTGGTCAAAGCGACCGCGCCGGCAGTGGTCAATGTCTATGCCGACCGGATGGTCCAGCGCCGCGCATCGCCTTTTGCCGGGGATCCGTTCTTCGAACAATTCTTCGGACAGCGCATGCCCAATCGCACCGAGCGCCAGTCCTCGCTGGGCTCCGGCGTCATCGTCGAGGCGCGCGGCATTGTGGTCACCAACAACCATGTCATCGAAGGGGCGGACGACATTCGCGTGGCCCTGGCCGATGGCCGCGAATTTGAAAGCCGGCTGCTGCTCAAGGATGAACGCTTCGATCTGGCCATCCTGGCAATCGACGGGGCGGGGCCGTTTCCGGTGATCGAGTTTGGCGACACGGACGCCATCGAGGTGGGCGACATCGTGCTTGCGATCGGCAACCCCTTCGGCGTCGGCCAGACTGTGACCAGTGGCATTGTCTCGGCGCTGGCACGCAACCGGGTCGGGGTTTCCGATTTCGGCTTTTTCATCCAGACCGATGCGGCGATCAATCCGGGCAATTCCGGTGGGGCGCTGATCGACATGAACGGGCGGTTGATCGGTATCAACACTGCGATCTTCACACGCTCCGGCGGCTCCAACGGTATCGGATTTGCCATCCCCGCCAATCTGGTGCGCGCGGTTGCGCAAACCGCAGAATCCGGCGGTGAGGTGTTTGAGCGGCCCTATATCGGCGCGACCTTCGCCAGCGTGACTGCAGACATTGCAGAAGCTCTGGGGCTCAAGCGCGCCACCGGCGCGCTGGTTACAGATGTTGCAGAGAATGGCCCGTCCGCCGATTCCGGCCTGCGGGCGGGTGATATCATCATCGGCTTCAACGGACAGCCGATCGAACATCCAGATGCGCTCGGATACCGTCTGGCAACCGCTGGCGTAGGCGCAAGTGCTGACTTTACCGTGCTAAGCAGGGATGGCCGCAAGACCGTGACGGTCAAGCTCGTGGCCCCGCCTGCCGACGACCCGCGCGACCGCCGCACGCTTGACGGCCGTAATCCGTTTGCCGGTGCCGTCGTGTCCAACATCACGCCGCGCATAGCCGATCAGCTCAGGCTTCCTGTGTCACTGCGGGGGGTGATCATAACCGAGGTTCCGCGTCAGTCTCTGGCAGGCCGTTATGGGTTCCGGCCCGGTGATGTGATTTCAGACATCAATAGTGTGGCGATCCCCGATGTCGATATTCTCGCTGGCATCCTCGATGAAGGCGCGAGCTTCTGGCGTTTCGAAATCATCCGAGACGGCCGGCGCATCCGCCAGATGATCAGGTGA